The Aedes albopictus strain Foshan chromosome 2, AalbF5, whole genome shotgun sequence region GGAAGACCTGTAGAGTATGAAAAGCACGAGACTTTCGATTACTTTTTGAATTGAAGCTTGGTTATCATGAAGGCTCTGAATTACCTCAATCATTTCGCGCACTTGTTCGGGCATCTCGCTGGCGTTTGTTTCAAGATCATCGGCAGTAGATTCTTCGCCATCCTTCGTTGCATTCTTGTTCACCTTCAAATCATGCATAACTGTTCCATTGACTACCGAAACCTCATCTTCGTCGTCATCCATATCTCTGCCAGTTAGCGGCTCAGCTGTTCCATCAAAATCTGTTCCATTCTCTGGTACGGATCTCCTTCGCCGTCCGAAAGATGGTTCCGATCGTCCACTGGGTCCTGGACAGTAAGCCTGAAAAGACATATAGTTATAACGCAAGGCTCCAAACTGATGATCTAGATCCTTACCGGTTGACAACCTCCTCGGCAAGTTCGGACCGTTGCTTCGAATACCAGAAAGTTGGACTCTGGAATCTTGAATGCATTGAATCGCGCTTCCAAAGCATCGTTATCTCTGGAACGTCCCAACTCTGGGAATACCAAATTATCCACTGGACAGCTGTAAGAAGGAGAATTGTGATCCTCTAGTTCTGAAGAATAGAAGTCCTTTTCAACTCACCCATAGTTATCGATCAGTTGCACACTTCTTCCAGAGTAAGGATCTCGCGCCACCACGTTCGTTGCAAAGATGTCCGTTGCATGGCTGTAACCATCCTGCGACTCCAATCGGAATGTCAACGGATCACCAACGGCAATCGTAGTCGTAGGGCGTCCCTGATACAGAATCATAAGCCGCACTTTGTTGCTCATCGAGTTTTCAGCCGGTAGATATTCGATCGGAATCGGACTGCCTGACCTGTCAATTTCATTGAAACTACGTTTCAGACCGAGGAAATCGTACGTCCTTTGTCTTATTTGATCTTGTATCACTAGCGATTGGGATGTACCACGAAAGTGATACAAGATTAAATAGTCAAAGGTTGGTGGGATGATGGGTTAGTAGCTAAGCTACTATTTCTATTGTCAGTTATCTAATTGATTTCCATGCATCGAGTATGCTAAAGGCATGCAGTGAAGTATGGTTTAAGGGTTTCGCTTTATCTTACCCTGCTCCTATATAACCAGAGGTAACAACGGCTTCTCCTGGTCCTCGGAACATACAAGTTAGGTTGAATCGCTTGTCTCTACCAGTCTGGACATTATCAGAGAATTGCACAACGATGATATTGGTCATCGTGTCTCCGTACTGGAAGAAAAAAGAAGACAAAGGGTTTAGCTTTCGTTCCTGTCCGATATTTAGATGAAAACTTACCCTTTGCGTACCACACTCTGGGTATCCTCCGGGTCCGCTGATTCGAAGAACATTTACCGTCCCTCCATTACCTCGGAAGAAACAACGGTCATAGAATCCGTATGCATAAATCCTTCCAACAAATCCTTCTGGCGTTTTCAAGGTAAATTCCATGCCGTCTTCGTTGCACAATTGCCCAACTACAACAAATCTCGATTAAAGAAAGCTCAATATTAAATAAACACCTTCAACTAACCATCCAAACATTCATCTCCTTGACCCCGCCCCGACGATCTCTCGTAGTAATCCGAGTTGTCAGATTCGAACATTTGGCTGCTGGATATGTCTAGATCCCGTGAATCTCTGTCGCTCAACTCGCAGTTGCCTTCCGTCTCATAGGGCGCCGATTCTCTGTAGTTGAAACTGCGGCACATGAAGTCCCTCGCCGCGACGCACTCTTGTTGACAAACTCCCAACGACGGTGCATTGATAACCCGCCGTATGAACTGCTTGCGCATCTTGCGCTTGGACGCCATCTGCTTGAAGCTGTCGTAGCCATCGCACCGCGTTTCGTACGGCCGCTGAGGCCCGAAACCGCCGAAGCCGTCACCTCCGCCCAGGGTATTGTCGTATCCGGAACTGGATGGTCCATAGGGAATTTCAAACGGATAACCGCCTCCGTCGGGCATACCCGGTCGGCGATAACCGCGGTCCCGATCTGGGAAGGCCGGAAGTGGCATCGGCGGTGGGATTCGCCCCACTCCCGTGGGTGGATAGTACGGCCCGTAGCCACGGTTATCGCCGTATCCACGTTCGTATGGATCGTAAGCTACAGAATTATAAGTTCATCAATATTTTGGAACAAtttgacaatgatttttcataagcgcctaactgacttgatcgatttctcttccacgactctctctttcgctaataacttgatcaaaacaaacaaaatcattattctttttgtttctatagcaagatgtagtcgaaTTCTTcgtattttatcaaaaaaaatctttggaaaactcaatatacattctgtaataacacaaagagaggatcgataaaGAGAAtccgaaaatgtcagttaggccctaatgaaaaatcattgtcgaattgttATTGTTGGATGTCTAGAACACTTGAAATACAGCAAATCTTCCATCTTATTTGTATTACATCTAAGATCCATATATTCTACTAGGGTTAATAATTAGGATCACCAAATCGTCATTGCGAAGCATGCCAGTATAGCAACTGGTAGTCGTTACGGTGGACTGTACTGGCAGGAGTATTGATATAGGTTTCCATGAATCCAGCACCACTGGCATCGCCATATAGGCTGCCATGACTAGAAGGCGGATGAACGGATTAACAAGCAGCAGCTGGGAACCGGCATGGCAGCTTGATGGCTCAAATTACTGTGCGAGTGCTGCTAAAAAGGGAAAGCAGTCAAGACTACCACGATGAAGACTACCACGCCCAGCGGGTACGTGATGCACCCTTTAAATGAATTTGGTCGCTTTGCCGTCCCGTCCCTGCAAAAGAATAAGTTGGAGGCTGCCAAGATAATCCAGGAAAATGTTCGGCCGTAAGCCTCAGGTCATTTGGTCGGACGAAGGTGGGGAGTTCACCAATAGCGAGTTGCGGAATTTCCTCAGAGCCGAGGATATTATATTGCAGTTTAACGCCTCCTACTTACTCCAAAACGGTCGCTCACCGAAATCGTTACCTGCATGCTGCTACATGTGGATATGGATAAACTCTAAGGGCACTATTCAGTGGGTTCCGGAAACCGGAAGTGGCACATCTGTTCGTTTTCGCAAGTGAAACCTGCGTCCTTGTACCTTAAGTTAAGCAAAGTACGAAAGCTGATTCATGTCGACCGAGCACGAAGGGTACTGGTTCGTTGACGCAGAAACCTGCGTGGTCACACGAAATGCTAAGTTCGTAAAGCTTGGCAACTGGACGTCATCTGTGGGGGTTCCTGACATGACGAATGACCAACATGATCCGGTGAGAACAACTCTGGAGAACAACTGGACAAGAATAGTAACTTCATTGAATTCGACAAAGAAGCTTTCTCGGACCCGGCATATGAGGAATTCTACGATGCTGAGTAAGAACGCAACATGGCCTCCGGCGTTTGCTAAGAAGAAATTGCGACAATCTGCCACGGTACCTGGACGACTGTTTATTGGAAGAAGTTGTCGAATTTGTAGCCAGTGCTAACGAAGAACTGAACAACTATAGAGCTGCCAAGAAGGATTCGAAGTGGCATAGCGCGATGATGGACGAGTTAGAGTCTCACTTCTTCAAGATGGCAACCTCTATGACGTGCTTGACGAAgagatgttcataatgcaaccactCGGGTTCGACGTACTAGGCAAGGAGGAGCTCGTCTGTAAGGGAATCAGAACAAATCCTATCGTTCCTGTTGCTTTATGTCAATGATTTCCTCATCGTAGCAACGAAAGCGAAGATGGAGGAGATCAACAAAGGCTTGCAGAAAGAGTTAGAGCTGACATCCTTAAGTAATGTTTACCACTGGCTCAGGATGTAAATCACGCGGGATACGGGAGTGATCAAGGTCTGCCAACGGAGTTATATTAATATACTACTATTGTGAAGCGCGGGATGAATTGGGCGAACACGTCCAAGTCTCCAATGGATCCGATATATCTAGAAGCAGTCGGCGATGAAGAAGTCTTCGATCAAGTACCGCAGTCTGGCCGGACGCCTACTCTACATCTTCGTATTGACTCGATCCGATATCACCGCCTGTACAGCAACCTGCCTTACTGCCTTTGGAGCAGTCTAGCGCTCTGTGACAGTATGACTGGATTGCTGCGAAACACTTGCTGTTTtacttaaccttcctaatgcattacGTTGGGAACAGGTTGCTGATCTAGTGCGCATgcccctaatgcacaaggagggttaaaatGGTCAAGGACTAGTGTTTGCGACTTGGAGGTGATGCAAGTCAACCGCTGATTGGACATTCGAATGCCGATTAGGCAGGCGCAGGAGGAACGTGGCGGGGTTCGTACTTTCGTTCAGAGTTCGCTTGGGTTATTTTAAGAAGTTTTAAGAAGATGTCAAAATGCCCAGTTTTTTAAGGTTAAAGAACCTATAAATGTGTCTTTCACTTCCGACTGTGGCTTAAATAATAAGATAAGATAAGAGTGAGCAAGATCGTTTGAGTGCGTATTACTTATGTTGCAAAAGTGACAATGTTCGTCAAACTTTGGAACGAAGTATTTGATTAGACATCCCACCTGGTTATATTTTTTTCCCTTCGGCATCTTTGATGGAAGCATTACTGTATATCAAGTTTCCAAAGTGTTACACAGGACACTGATGGAATAAAATGGCAACACAAAACATGTAACATAACATGAGTTATCATAAGGAATGAAACAATTGATTACCATTGTTGTATTTGTGCGGAAGCAGTGGTATCTGATGTTGTGATGTCGGGTAGCGACCCTGTGCCGGGATCGGTTCCATGGGGTATCGCGAATCGGGTGCTGGGTAACGGTTATTATCGATTGGTCGCAAAGGAGGTGGGTAACGGTCAGTGGTGTATCCACGATCCGGAGGTGTTCTGGGAGGTGGTGGATAACCTGCCTGATAGTTGGGATACATTTGTGGCATGTACGGAGGAGGGTAGTGGGTTCCTGTCGGTGCCAGGGGGTATCGGTTTTCTGGTCGCATTGGTGGATACCTTGAGTCGGGAGTTGGTGGTGGATATCGAGAGTCTGTGGGATATCGAGAATCGGGCGGGTAACGTGGATCCTTGGGATACCTATTGTCAACTGGGTATCTGGAGTCGGGAGGATATCGTGAATCGGTTGGGTAGCGAGTATCGGGTGTTGGAGGGAATCTTGGGTCTGTGGGATATCTTGAGTCCGGTGGAGGATAACGCATGGGAGGGATACCAGGGTAGAGGTCGGGTTCACGATCCGGATACCGATCTGTTGGTCCGTAGCGATCCCCTGGAAACCGATTGTCGTATACCGGTGGATATCTTCCATCGTAATCCGGTGGATAACGATCTGTTCCCGGGCCCATTGGATAACGATCCGTTGGTCCAGGATATCTGTCAGTTGATGGATAACCACCTGGAAAGGTTTTACTGGTAAGTGTGACGAATGCAAGGTGCTCAACATGATCAGCACGTATTTTGGTGCTTTTTTGGTTTTGCAAAGGTGTATTTGTGTAAAACGATTACTTCACATATATGATTTATGTTAAAACTTCTTTACATGTACATCCATATTGAAAACGTGAAACACACTTACCACCATAATCTGGCCTCATTCCAGGAGGATAGCGTTCTCCTGGTGGAAACCGACCAGGAACTCTATCGTCTGGTATTCGATCACGATCACGGTCTGAAAATATGTGTTTTAGTTCAGCGTTATGGTCAAGTATTAGTCGACATCTGATTTTACCTCCATAAGGTGGCCTCCAGTCAGTCGGGTCCGGTCTGCCATTGGACGAATCGGAATCTCCGCCCACTAAATGTGCTTTAAATAGTTTAATAAAAATATACCACATTTAGAGACTACGCAATCTACATGATACTTACGCATTAGATTTTCATAGTAATCATAGTCTGCATCGTAGATGATGCGCATTCCATCCCGTTGGTTGTATCGACTGAGACGGCAGGTTCGAAAGCGGTCGCTATAGACCGCTGAACGGCACTGGAAGCTAGTCTGCCGGAGACACTCGTCCAGACACTCACTCAACGACCTTCccgtaatttctgaatgaaactctCCACCTAGTCTAGAGTTACGATACCTCTGAAAGGCGGTATCTGGACGTCTGCCGCTAGCGAACAAGTGTGATGTAACGGAATTTTCCGGATAATCGGATCCGCGTTCTAGGTTACGACAATAACAAGGTAGTGCATTACAAAACAGAGCACGGCAAGTTCCGCTCCCCGAACCCCCCGGAGTGTTTCTCACAACTCTCAACAACACTTGTGCAATGGGATGAGTTAAACAACACAATCAACGGGTTAAGAATCGTCAGAAGAGGTGGAGATTCCATAAAGGAAGGGGTCTAACACAGTGCGCAAGTCAGGAGGGAGTGAGTCTCTAGATCAAACACGAGTACCTCGGCTCCCTTGGCTCTCGGACCCGTCTCAGGATACCAACGGACATGGTTCTAGAGAAAATCTTCGTTAAggcaaaaagcaaattttgtctaGCGTGCTGGTAGCGATCACTTAACCGTAAAGTTAGCGTGCGAAATTGCTTgatactacttgtgcgaaaaaccgaacaaatgaattcttggatgaatgaaGTTCTTCTGACGACCCGGGGGGTTCATTGAATGAAAGGGGAGTGACAATTACGGATGCATTGAACTGAAAGCAAAAGCGTGTTTCTTGTTAGATACTTACGATTATCCAGGCACACCAAGTCGTAGAAATGATGAGTGGGACTAGAGCTGATACTGAGATCATCTTTCTGCGATACAGAATCCTCCTCCGAGAGGATGCACTGCTTCGTTTGATCGTCGAATTCGATCGAGCGGCAGAAATACCTGGGCGAAAATTGATGGATCAAATAACAGTCAAACGCTTTCGCTCGCCCGTGGGCCACTTACTTTTCAGCCCTCAGACAAAGTGATTGGCACTCTTCCAGAGTCATGTTGTTGAAGATCTCTACTTCGAAGGGACCACCCAGACGCTTGTTCTCTTCCTTCACGTATACCACCAATCCATCACAGCGCCGTTCCGCATTCAAACAGGTGTTTTCCAAATAATCCGAGTTCGGATCATCTTCCAGCAGTTCCGGATGGGTACGCCGGGTGAACCGACTCATGGAACAGCTCCTCAGAGTGGAGTCGTAATTGGCCGATCGGCAAACGAAGGAAAACTCGTTGAGGCACTTGTCTTCGCAATCCGAGCGATTGGCGGCAGTCACTTCCTTGATGTCGGATACTGGCAGTTTTAGTTTCTTCCTTGGGTGTCTTTCGAACACATATCGCCGGCTTGGACATTCACGGTCCGGTCGACTAGCTGTAAGATAGAATGATTGTCAGACATTTTGGTTCACCAGGGAAGTGTACGCATTCACTTACAAGACAGACACACTTCGGTAAAGTGAACGCTGTTCGGCACGAGCATGAGATTTCCTATACCCTCTGGGGCGGCTTGCTCCCGCGTAAGGTAGCAAGTAGATTCTTCATATTCGGCGCTGCCACTAAACGAGGCTATCCTGCTTCCGGGCTGGAAGTCGAAGCTCGTACAAGCGCGCCCTAAGTTGTTGGACGCCGTGCGGTCCCGCAGACACAAGTCCTGACACTTCTCTAGAACTCGGAACGGTGGGGCTGAATCTCGGACCACGTCGTCGTCGAAGCCTTGCAACTGTTGATTTGGCAGTCTTTCATATAGTACCCGACCCTGACCATTGTTGCAGGTGGTTTGACCTAATACTAACACTAATCTAGCTAACAGTACTATAACGGCGATGTCGGACACCCCCGGAAGTAGCTTTTGTCTCTTACGCATTATGATTTCTTTTCTTATCTTGACCCTCTTTTACGTATTCTTGGCTCTGGACTTGATAATAACCTCATGCTCCCATCTATTGATGGGCGGTTTTTATCGCTTTTGATCGTTTGTTAGCCAAAGTTCAAATAGTTCATCACGGTTTTCGACCATCTCAGCATCTCATGGAATCTCTGCGTGAGCAACCTGGAAATGAAAAGAGACGAGTATGGAAGACGAATTAATAAATCGTCGATTGTAAATTAGTGTGGCTTCTGATAGGCTTATTCGTTTGCAGTCGAGTAGGTACAAACTCtaccccagcagcagcagcagcagtttttTCGGGCATCGCGTGGTGATTTAACAACTGACTGACTGTGGCGTAACGTGATGAAAAGCTATTACCATGATTGATCATTGGATCGGAGGCACTGCAAGGGAAGTTATTATTGTCGTTATTGCAGGCCATCGGTGTGAACAGTATGAGCGTGTGGCACACCGCAGGCCACTGATCAGCATTCATGTGTGACGAAACGACTGAATATGGGGGAAGAATTGGGTCGAAACGAACTGCTTTTTTTGGTTCTTTGAAGTTAATTGTTGACAGTATTGAGTGCATTCATGGTGTGAAAATTAGCAtgcccatattttttttttaagttttgttcaaactcGAGAGTTGATTGTTTTGCTATATTGGTCACATTtccaaatctggagctcgatttgaataggttgtatgtgcttttgtcgattaaaaattcaatcagttggattcgcttattacagcgaaaaccgttgaaattgaacaaaatttatacatacagcagaatcctcacaaaacaggctttctgttccatcattaaaagtttgcaaaatatctgccatattgctacaatgactaaaataaactgatcgaattttatatcgaccaaagcacatacgacctattcaaatcgagctccagaaataatcCTAGATATTGAAAAATGTTTGACCCTTCAAGTTATATTATATACTATGAGATAAAATTAATGTCATTCTTAGTTAAGTGTTCCTTGAGTACTAACTTAAAACATCCTTTTCCAATTGTCCATTTTTGCGCTAGTGTTTCGAGAGGGGAGGCATCACAACTAAGAAAGACGAGAAAATTACTATTATTACGTAAAGATTCTGGACCATTTTCGGAATTTAATCCAGATGTCCTTAGCATGATCTTGCTAAATAATTACACTATTCAGGTAACTGTGTGTGCTAACAGGTGAACTGTTAGGGTCAATATTTAGACAAAATGAATCTGCTGTTTTAAATACTTGTAAGCCTGTGTTAGGGTGTTAGGTTTGTAAGTAAAAATATTTcaggggtgatagaggaccataattggtgaaaaaacagaattctacgcatatggtaaaatctgtaggggagactgaggagacttgatccctgaggagacttgttccccccatatttgctcggaatcaaaaacatttttttctagcataatttttccaaaacttctcctggacaaacgactatgttttggctgcaagtgatttcgattgtacattgcattgttttttaacggctgatggtttgttttcagtccttcagaaatcttttaggcgattccgaaaaatctcaataactttgtgaaaattaaaccaaatcgtgtcaaaatttcacagcacatagtttaaatagaataatttcaaatttatttatccaaatatagctgttgttaacatattttaattaattcagcttagtaaacacaacagtgacatggggagacttgatcccttgggggttacacacacattatacatgtgaaaaataaaattctattcggaagcctctatttacttggaattctagtctattcaacgataaaatgtgtcagataattataactttagtacaaaccaagaaaagggggatcaagtctccccatttagaaaatacggcatatccttgaaaatttaaggaaatcttacaatttcaaacactccaaatacatcgaaaatacaagaaaactcgaaaagaaaatgaataggaagactctggaattattttccctttaaataaaccatgtgctcaaaggtgGATCAAGTGTcactcatttttgaaaaatacatcataagacatgcctccataaaaacacagttttgaaaactttaacaataatttaaaggccttctgttgtgtattaacttgcaacagatgtttacctgccattttgtacggaaattggatctagttttgtgtttttttcttaaagatgcaggcaaattttgaaaaaggggtcatgtctccccagtctcccctaccgataagaaataactgattttttcatgttttgtcaatgcttgcctcaaactggtcataatttgaaaatggtcaaacataGCGCAGTTTTCAAGGCTCATTTGAAAGATAATTGAAATTTCTATCAAATAACATCCATTTGCTTAaatgaattatgtattttactagaGCGAAAACGCTCAAAAGTAGTGCCTTCCAATGTGTTTTTattaatttcctttaaaaaatgtgTGATGTGTATTCGGTTTAGTCGCGCGCGACGTCATCGGTCTGTTTATATATCGTCGGAAAGATCAAAATCGCCTGGATCgatatttattggtgagctcgttccatattgttTCAACATGAAACAAGCAATATTTTCCATGCATTTATTCAACTGATATtggaaagttcgtcacgtcatgtggtGGGTGGCCCAAGTCACTTTGACTCCAATCGCCTAATTTATTCATAacatttctcttgaatttcttgttaaattcaacatttcaatattacctCAACAGCAGCCCTTTTCGACAGACGTCTTTAGGTTTCGACTATACCGAATCTGATACTGTAATATAAAgtaaaattaaatataaaatgtGTTATGTTTTAGTCGCAATGAAAATAAGCGATTTAATTTTAATATAAGTTGCATGACTCACATCATGTTCCTTTACTTCCCCGCTTTAACAAAAACTCCATTGCATGACACAAACTcgtatattttgctctataaCTTGAAGTACTACAGGTTCTAAAGTGTgatgtgctggagcaaatctgagcccgaattAAGATttagcgacccaaaatctgtcaaagaCGCATATATGtgcttcttagaaaaaaaaagtttcgatGTGTAATTTTTGTCTGTGTGTAATTGATATTTTAGTCATAGAAAACGATATACTACAATTACGATATTCGAAGAACAATTacaatattgggtttctcatcaatTTTAAGACAACTGTAACAATTTGAGAATCCACAGAATCATTAATTTCTAGCGACATTtctcactaatcaaacttattttgtttacctgctgAGCATCTTACACCTCTTTCATGAACTCAATCGAACTTGTGCTGCgatattcgactgtgataatattgaatttgggccgagtctaaataggtgcaaatgtcgcaatatcttAAGTACATTGACAAATTTAACAAATTTTTGTATAAACAATAAGCGCAATAAACGCaataaactttgtagaagacacaaCCTGTGCTAAGTTTGAATCAAAACAGTTATTCGAAAAAACAACGTTTTTTTAAGCCACCCAACCATAATTTTTAGAAGTTGCTCTAGTG contains the following coding sequences:
- the LOC109408167 gene encoding uncharacterized protein LOC109408167 isoform X5; amino-acid sequence: MRKRQKLLPGVSDIAVIVLLARLVLVLGQTTCNNGQGRVLYERLPNQQLQGFDDDVVRDSAPPFRVLEKCQDLCLRDRTASNNLGRACTSFDFQPGSRIASFSGSAEYEESTCYLTREQAAPEGIGNLMLVPNSVHFTEVCLSSSRPDRECPSRRYVFERHPRKKLKLPVSDIKEVTAANRSDCEDKCLNEFSFVCRSANYDSTLRSCSMSRFTRRTHPELLEDDPNSDYLENTCLNAERRCDGLVVYVKEENKRLGGPFEVEIFNNMTLEECQSLCLRAEKYFCRSIEFDDQTKQCILSEEDSVSQKDDLSISSSPTHHFYDLVCLDNQRGSDYPENSVTSHLFASGRRPDTAFQRYRNSRLGGEFHSEITGRSLSECLDECLRQTSFQCRSAVYSDRFRTCRLSRYNQRDGMRIIYDADYDYYENLMPHLVGGDSDSSNGRPDPTDWRPPYGDRDRDRIPDDRVPGRFPPGERYPPGMRPDYGGGYPSTDRYPGPTDRYPMGPGTDRYPPDYDGRYPPVYDNRFPGDRYGPTDRYPDREPDLYPGIPPMRYPPPDSRYPTDPRFPPTPDTRYPTDSRYPPDSRYPVDNRYPKDPRYPPDSRYPTDSRYPPPTPDSRYPPMRPENRYPLAPTGTHYPPPYMPQMYPNYQAGYPPPPRTPPDRGYTTDRYPPPLRPIDNNRYPAPDSRYPMEPIPAQGRYPTSQHQIPLLPHKYNNAYDPYERGYGDNRGYGPYYPPTGVGRIPPPMPLPAFPDRDRGYRRPGMPDGGGYPFEIPYGPSSSGYDNTLGGGDGFGGFGPQRPYETRCDGYDSFKQMASKRKMRKQFIRRVINAPSLGVCQQECVAARDFMCRSFNYRESAPYETEGNCELSDRDSRDLDISSSQMFESDNSDYYERSSGRGQGDECLDVGQLCNEDGMEFTLKTPEGFVGRIYAYGFYDRCFFRGNGGTVNVLRISGPGGYPECGTQRYGDTMTNIIVVQFSDNVQTGRDKRFNLTCMFRGPGEAVVTSGYIGAGSGSPIPIEYLPAENSMSNKVRLMILYQGRPTTTIAVGDPLTFRLESQDGYSHATDIFATNVVARDPYSGRSVQLIDNYGCPVDNLVFPELGRSRDNDALEARFNAFKIPESNFLVFEATVRTCRGGCQPAYCPGPSGRSEPSFGRRRRSVPENGTDFDGTAEPLTGRDMDDDEDEVSVVNGTVMHDLKVNKNATKDGEESTADDLETNASEMPEQVREMIEVFQSREEMQQDTVARKMVAPQEAVCLTHSEYYGLLSALILLMILLVSITFASGLAYRRYWKVFMKNRALDRTSPVNSFTPSALHNVSGSQFHASGRGTSSSRGDGNIRSPGLSLFGNGLQKTFATGNLSRMCQIPVMNPISRNNGNKSEFDDPSEPIYTDPSLFERSRSLRSIAVDQTDANNV
- the LOC109408167 gene encoding uncharacterized protein LOC109408167 isoform X9 produces the protein MRKRQKLLPGVSDIAVIVLLARLVLVLGQTTCNNGQGRVLYERLPNQQLQGFDDDVVRDSAPPFRVLEKCQDLCLRDRTASNNLGRACTSFDFQPGSRIASFSGSAEYEESTCYLTREQAAPEGIGNLMLVPNSVHFTEVCLSSSRPDRECPSRRYVFERHPRKKLKLPVSDIKEVTAANRSDCEDKCLNEFSFVCRSANYDSTLRSCSMSRFTRRTHPELLEDDPNSDYLENTCLNAERRCDGLVVYVKEENKRLGGPFEVEIFNNMTLEECQSLCLRAEKYFCRSIEFDDQTKQCILSEEDSVSQKDDLSISSSPTHHFYDLVCLDNQRGSDYPENSVTSHLFASGRRPDTAFQRYRNSRLGGEFHSEITGRSLSECLDECLRQTSFQCRSAVYSDRFRTCRLSRYNQRDGMRIIYDADYDYYENLMPHLVGGDSDSSNGRPDPTDWRPPYGDRDRDRIPDDRVPGRFPPGERYPPGMRPDYGAYDPYERGYGDNRGYGPYYPPTGVGRIPPPMPLPAFPDRDRGYRRPGMPDGGGYPFEIPYGPSSSGYDNTLGGGDGFGGFGPQRPYETRCDGYDSFKQMASKRKMRKQFIRRVINAPSLGVCQQECVAARDFMCRSFNYRESAPYETEGNCELSDRDSRDLDISSSQMFESDNSDYYERSSGRGQGDECLDVGQLCNEDGMEFTLKTPEGFVGRIYAYGFYDRCFFRGNGGTVNVLRISGPGGYPECGTQRYGDTMTNIIVVQFSDNVQTGRDKRFNLTCMFRGPGEAVVTSGYIGAGFNEIDRSGSPIPIEYLPAENSMSNKVRLMILYQGRPTTTIAVGDPLTFRLESQDGYSHATDIFATNVVARDPYSGRSVQLIDNYGCPVDNLVFPELGRSRDNDALEARFNAFKIPESNFLVFEATVRTCRGGCQPAYCPGPSGRSEPSFGRRRRSVPENGTDFDGTAEPLTGRDMDDDEDEVSVVNGTVMHDLKVNKNATKDGEESTADDLETNASEMPEQVREMIESRAFHTLQVFQSREEMQQDTVARKMVAPQEAVCLTHSEYYGLLSALILLMILLVSITFASGLAYRRYWKVFMKNRALDRTSPVNSFTPSALHNVSGSQFHASGRGTSSSRGDGNIRSPGLSLFGNGLQKTFATGNLSRMCQIPVMNPISRNNGNKSEFDDPSEPIYTDPSLFERSRSLRSIAVDQTDANNV
- the LOC109408167 gene encoding uncharacterized protein LOC109408167 isoform X1, which codes for MRKRQKLLPGVSDIAVIVLLARLVLVLGQTTCNNGQGRVLYERLPNQQLQGFDDDVVRDSAPPFRVLEKCQDLCLRDRTASNNLGRACTSFDFQPGSRIASFSGSAEYEESTCYLTREQAAPEGIGNLMLVPNSVHFTEVCLSSSRPDRECPSRRYVFERHPRKKLKLPVSDIKEVTAANRSDCEDKCLNEFSFVCRSANYDSTLRSCSMSRFTRRTHPELLEDDPNSDYLENTCLNAERRCDGLVVYVKEENKRLGGPFEVEIFNNMTLEECQSLCLRAEKYFCRSIEFDDQTKQCILSEEDSVSQKDDLSISSSPTHHFYDLVCLDNQRGSDYPENSVTSHLFASGRRPDTAFQRYRNSRLGGEFHSEITGRSLSECLDECLRQTSFQCRSAVYSDRFRTCRLSRYNQRDGMRIIYDADYDYYENLMPHLVGGDSDSSNGRPDPTDWRPPYGDRDRDRIPDDRVPGRFPPGERYPPGMRPDYGGGYPSTDRYPGPTDRYPMGPGTDRYPPDYDGRYPPVYDNRFPGDRYGPTDRYPDREPDLYPGIPPMRYPPPDSRYPTDPRFPPTPDTRYPTDSRYPPDSRYPVDNRYPKDPRYPPDSRYPTDSRYPPPTPDSRYPPMRPENRYPLAPTGTHYPPPYMPQMYPNYQAGYPPPPRTPPDRGYTTDRYPPPLRPIDNNRYPAPDSRYPMEPIPAQGRYPTSQHQIPLLPHKYNNAYDPYERGYGDNRGYGPYYPPTGVGRIPPPMPLPAFPDRDRGYRRPGMPDGGGYPFEIPYGPSSSGYDNTLGGGDGFGGFGPQRPYETRCDGYDSFKQMASKRKMRKQFIRRVINAPSLGVCQQECVAARDFMCRSFNYRESAPYETEGNCELSDRDSRDLDISSSQMFESDNSDYYERSSGRGQGDECLDVGQLCNEDGMEFTLKTPEGFVGRIYAYGFYDRCFFRGNGGTVNVLRISGPGGYPECGTQRYGDTMTNIIVVQFSDNVQTGRDKRFNLTCMFRGPGEAVVTSGYIGAGFNEIDRSGSPIPIEYLPAENSMSNKVRLMILYQGRPTTTIAVGDPLTFRLESQDGYSHATDIFATNVVARDPYSGRSVQLIDNYGCPVDNLVFPELGRSRDNDALEARFNAFKIPESNFLVFEATVRTCRGGCQPAYCPGPSGRSEPSFGRRRRSVPENGTDFDGTAEPLTGRDMDDDEDEVSVVNGTVMHDLKVNKNATKDGEESTADDLETNASEMPEQVREMIESRAFHTLQVFQSREEMQQDTVARKMVAPQEAVCLTHSEYYGLLSALILLMILLVSITFASGLAYRRYWKVFMKNRALDRTSPVNSFTPSALHNVSGSQFHASGRGTSSSRGDGNIRSPGLSLFGNGLQKTFATGNLSRMCQIPVMNPISRNNGNKSEFDDPSEPIYTDPSLFERSRSLRSIAVDQTDANNV